From Mycobacterium cookii:
CCGCCATCGCACGCCGGTCCGAGCACACCCTGCGCCTGCAGTAGCCGTCGTGCGCAACGGGTCAGAAGTTCATCGGTCACCTGCGGGGTGTCCATCCCGATCTGCAACACAGGAAGCCCCCCGGACCGAGAGTGCGCGTCGGCGTGCGCATTGGCGAGCCGGTCGGCGAAGTTGTCTCCGCGCTGACCGATCACCGTGAAAGATTCGAGTCGACAACGGATGTCGGCGGCGCCGGCGGCACCGTCCAGGTTGCCGGTGAGCGCCACGACTCGCGCCGCAACCGGTGCAGCGGCGGCCGCGTCCAGCGTGTCCAGCAGCGCGGCGGCGGCGATCTCGGCGGCGACCCGGTCGCCCACGGTCGCGGCAAGCCGGGTCTTGGCCCGGCCGGGCTCCGGAGCCTTCGCCACCACCAGCAGGGTCACCGGCAAGGGACTCACGAGATCACCTTCCAGAAGTCGAAAATCGCGGTGATGCTGCCCCGGAGGGAACCGCTGACCTTGGATTTACCGCCCGTCCTGGGGCCGTAGCTGACGTCGAGCTCGACCACACGCCAGCCGGCAGCTGCCGCGCGGACAAGCAGCTCCAGCGGGTAGCCCGACCGTCGATCGACGACACCCAAATTCAGCAGCGCCTCGCGCCGGGCCACCCGCATGGGCGCGATGTCGTGCACCGGCAGGCCGTGGCGGGTCCGCAGCCGCCAGCTCATCACGACGGTGCCAACCCGGGCCACCCACGGCCAGCGCAGCCCGGGCACCGGCCGACGCCGGCCGATCACCAGATCCGCACCCTGCTCG
This genomic window contains:
- a CDS encoding TIGR04282 family arsenosugar biosynthesis glycosyltransferase, whose amino-acid sequence is MSPLPVTLLVVAKAPEPGRAKTRLAATVGDRVAAEIAAAALLDTLDAAAAAPVAARVVALTGNLDGAAGAADIRCRLESFTVIGQRGDNFADRLANAHADAHSRSGGLPVLQIGMDTPQVTDELLTRCARRLLQAQGVLGPACDGGWWILGLQTPAAAECLRGVPMSQPDTGELTLKALRDNGIGVTPVELLTDVDVVDDVAAVREACDPASRFARVTRAAGL
- a CDS encoding glycosyltransferase family 2 protein — its product is MPDPDNLVTVVLPCLDEEESLPAVLAAVPAGYRTLVVDNNSTDDTAAVAGRHGAEVLVEPRPGYGSAVHAGVVGATTGIVAVIDADGSMDAGDLPRLVAALEQGADLVIGRRRPVPGLRWPWVARVGTVVMSWRLRTRHGLPVHDIAPMRVARREALLNLGVVDRRSGYPLELLVRAAAAGWRVVELDVSYGPRTGGKSKVSGSLRGSITAIFDFWKVIS